Proteins encoded by one window of Arabidopsis thaliana chromosome 2, partial sequence:
- the LURP1 gene encoding LURP-one-like protein (DUF567), with protein MTNHWRCSKKFILVGFSLLKVNILEPDVYFINTKNHTKEKTFQSKTKERECIHFWRGKQSMQQPCVIVGSKYCSPNPVGLAIVRKVMKITDGNFVITSADGKLLFKVKDPLFSLHGKRILLDCSGAKVLTLRGKMMTMHDRWQVFRGGSTEEGALLYTVKRSSMIQLAPKLEVFLANNVEEKICDFKVKGAWLDDSCVVYAGDSDTIIAHVNKLSFLIFVLEDSILHVNVYIIYFLNIE; from the exons ATGACCAACCACTGGAGATGCTCTAAGAAATTTATCCTCGTAggcttttctcttttaaaagtCAACATATTGGAGCCAgatgtttattttataaatactaagaaccacaccaaagaaaaaacatttcaaagcaaaacaaaagagagagagtgtatCCATTTTTGGAGGGGAAAACAAAGTATGCAGCAGCCCTGTGTGATAGTGGGTTCGAAGTACTGCTCACCAAACCCTGTAGGTTTGGCGATCGTCCGTAAGGTGATGAAGATAACGGACGGTAACTTCGTGATAACGAGTGCGGACGGTAAGTTATTGTTCAAGGTGAAGGATCCTTTGTTTAGTCTTCACGGCAAGAGGATCTTGCTGGATTGTTCTGGAGCTAAGGTCTTAACTTTGAGAGGGAAG ATGATGACCATGCATGACAGGTGGCAAGTGTTTAGAGGAGGGAGTACGGAGGAGGGTGCTCTACTATACACGGTGAAAAGATCGTCGATGATTCAGCTAGCCCCTAAACTTGAGGTGTTTTTGGCTAACAACGTAGAGGAGAAGATATGTGATTTCAAAGTCAAAGGGGCCTGGCTCGACGACTCTTGTGTTGTCTACGCCGGCGATTCTGACACCATTATTGCCCACGTAAACAAACTCTCtttccttatttttgttttagaagaCAGTATTTTACATGTAAAtgtttatatcatatattttctaaatatcgaataa
- the LURP1 gene encoding LURP-one-like protein (DUF567) (LATE UPREGULATED IN RESPONSE TO HYALOPERONOSPORA PARASITICA (LURP1); CONTAINS InterPro DOMAIN/s: Protein of unknown function DUF567 (InterPro:IPR007612); BEST Arabidopsis thaliana protein match is: Protein of unknown function (DUF567) (TAIR:AT1G33840.1); Has 35333 Blast hits to 34131 proteins in 2444 species: Archae - 798; Bacteria - 22429; Metazoa - 974; Fungi - 991; Plants - 531; Viruses - 0; Other Eukaryotes - 9610 (source: NCBI BLink).) translates to MQQPCVIVGSKYCSPNPVGLAIVRKVMKITDGNFVITSADGKLLFKVKDPLFSLHGKRILLDCSGAKVLTLRGKMMTMHDRWQVFRGGSTEEGALLYTVKRSSMIQLAPKLEVFLANNVEEKICDFKVKGAWLDDSCVVYAGDSDTIIAHVNKLSFLIFVLEDSILHVNVYIIYFLNIE, encoded by the exons ATGCAGCAGCCCTGTGTGATAGTGGGTTCGAAGTACTGCTCACCAAACCCTGTAGGTTTGGCGATCGTCCGTAAGGTGATGAAGATAACGGACGGTAACTTCGTGATAACGAGTGCGGACGGTAAGTTATTGTTCAAGGTGAAGGATCCTTTGTTTAGTCTTCACGGCAAGAGGATCTTGCTGGATTGTTCTGGAGCTAAGGTCTTAACTTTGAGAGGGAAG ATGATGACCATGCATGACAGGTGGCAAGTGTTTAGAGGAGGGAGTACGGAGGAGGGTGCTCTACTATACACGGTGAAAAGATCGTCGATGATTCAGCTAGCCCCTAAACTTGAGGTGTTTTTGGCTAACAACGTAGAGGAGAAGATATGTGATTTCAAAGTCAAAGGGGCCTGGCTCGACGACTCTTGTGTTGTCTACGCCGGCGATTCTGACACCATTATTGCCCACGTAAACAAACTCTCtttccttatttttgttttagaagaCAGTATTTTACATGTAAAtgtttatatcatatattttctaaatatcgaataa
- the PRB1 gene encoding basic pathogenesis-related protein 1 (basic pathogenesis-related protein 1 (PRB1); FUNCTIONS IN: molecular_function unknown; INVOLVED IN: response to ethylene stimulus, response to jasmonic acid stimulus, response to salicylic acid stimulus; LOCATED IN: endomembrane system, extracellular region; EXPRESSED IN: shoot, shoot apex, root, flower, leaf; CONTAINS InterPro DOMAIN/s: Allergen V5/Tpx-1 related, conserved site (InterPro:IPR018244), Allergen V5/Tpx-1 related (InterPro:IPR001283), SCP-like extracellular (InterPro:IPR014044); BEST Arabidopsis thaliana protein match is: pathogenesis-related gene 1 (TAIR:AT2G14610.1); Has 3181 Blast hits to 3075 proteins in 384 species: Archae - 0; Bacteria - 66; Metazoa - 1736; Fungi - 341; Plants - 911; Viruses - 0; Other Eukaryotes - 127 (source: NCBI BLink).) has translation MKVTSYSRILIILAALVGALVVPLKAQDSQQDYVNAHNQARSQIGVGPMQWDEGLAAYARNYANQLKGDCRLVHSRGPYGENLAKSGGDLSGVAAVNLWVNEKANYNYDTNTCNGVCGHYTQVVWRNSVRLGCAKVRCNNGGTIISCNYDPPGNYANQKPY, from the coding sequence atgaaagtcACAAGCTACTCTCGAATTCTAATAATCTTGGCAGCACTTGTGGGTGCTCTTGTTGTTCCCTTGAAGGCTCAAGACAGCCAGCAAGACTATGTAAATGCTCACAACCAGGCACGATCGCAGATAGGCGTAGGCCCCATGCAGTGGGACGAAGGACTTGCAGCCTACGCTCGGAACTACGCAAACCAACTAAAAGGAGACTGCAGACTCGTACATTCCCGTGGGCCTTACGGGGAGAACTTGGCAAAGAGTGGCGGTGACTTGTCTGGTGTTGCTGCCGTGAACTTGTGGGTTAACGAGAAGGCTAACTACAACTACGATACAAACACGTGCAACGGAGTTTGCGGTCACTACACTCAGGTCGTTTGGAGAAATTCTGTGAGACTCGGATGTGCTAAAGTGAGATGTAACAATGGTGGAACCATCATCAGTTGCAATTATGATCCTCCGGGGAACTATGCGAACCAGAAGCCTTACTGA
- the LURP1 gene encoding LURP-one-like protein (DUF567): protein MTNHWRCSKKFILVGFSLLKVNILEPDVYFINTKNHTKEKTFQSKTKERECIHFWRGKQSMQQPCVIVGSKYCSPNPVGLAIVRKVMKITDGNFVITSADGKLLFKVKDPLFSLHGKRILLDCSGAKVLTLRGKMMTMHDRWQVFRGGSTEEGALLYTVKRSSMIQLAPKLEVFLANNVEEKICDFKVKGAWLDDSCVVYAGDSDTIIAHMCGKQTMRGFFFGKDHFSVTVDKNVDYAFIASLIVILVEIEKAGFITKMTTQMIIGF, encoded by the exons ATGACCAACCACTGGAGATGCTCTAAGAAATTTATCCTCGTAggcttttctcttttaaaagtCAACATATTGGAGCCAgatgtttattttataaatactaagaaccacaccaaagaaaaaacatttcaaagcaaaacaaaagagagagagtgtatCCATTTTTGGAGGGGAAAACAAAGTATGCAGCAGCCCTGTGTGATAGTGGGTTCGAAGTACTGCTCACCAAACCCTGTAGGTTTGGCGATCGTCCGTAAGGTGATGAAGATAACGGACGGTAACTTCGTGATAACGAGTGCGGACGGTAAGTTATTGTTCAAGGTGAAGGATCCTTTGTTTAGTCTTCACGGCAAGAGGATCTTGCTGGATTGTTCTGGAGCTAAGGTCTTAACTTTGAGAGGGAAG ATGATGACCATGCATGACAGGTGGCAAGTGTTTAGAGGAGGGAGTACGGAGGAGGGTGCTCTACTATACACGGTGAAAAGATCGTCGATGATTCAGCTAGCCCCTAAACTTGAGGTGTTTTTGGCTAACAACGTAGAGGAGAAGATATGTGATTTCAAAGTCAAAGGGGCCTGGCTCGACGACTCTTGTGTTGTCTACGCCGGCGATTCTGACACCATTATTGCCCAC ATGTGCGGAAAGCAAACGATGCGAGGCTTTTTCTTCGGAAAGGACCATTTCTCCGTCACTGTTGATAAGAACGTTGATTATGCCTTCATTGCATCTCTCATTGTCATCCTTGTAGAAATAGAAAAAGCTGGTTTTATTACGAAAATGACAACACAaatgataataggtttttag
- the LURP1 gene encoding LURP-one-like protein (DUF567) (LATE UPREGULATED IN RESPONSE TO HYALOPERONOSPORA PARASITICA (LURP1); CONTAINS InterPro DOMAIN/s: Protein of unknown function DUF567 (InterPro:IPR007612); BEST Arabidopsis thaliana protein match is: Protein of unknown function (DUF567) (TAIR:AT1G33840.1); Has 352 Blast hits to 352 proteins in 24 species: Archae - 0; Bacteria - 0; Metazoa - 0; Fungi - 17; Plants - 335; Viruses - 0; Other Eukaryotes - 0 (source: NCBI BLink).) — MQQPCVIVGSKYCSPNPVGLAIVRKVMKITDGNFVITSADGKLLFKVKDPLFSLHGKRILLDCSGAKVLTLRGKMMTMHDRWQVFRGGSTEEGALLYTVKRSSMIQLAPKLEVFLANNVEEKICDFKVKGAWLDDSCVVYAGDSDTIIAHMCGKQTMRGFFFGKDHFSVTVDKNVDYAFIASLIVILVEIEKAGFITKMTTQMIIGF; from the exons ATGCAGCAGCCCTGTGTGATAGTGGGTTCGAAGTACTGCTCACCAAACCCTGTAGGTTTGGCGATCGTCCGTAAGGTGATGAAGATAACGGACGGTAACTTCGTGATAACGAGTGCGGACGGTAAGTTATTGTTCAAGGTGAAGGATCCTTTGTTTAGTCTTCACGGCAAGAGGATCTTGCTGGATTGTTCTGGAGCTAAGGTCTTAACTTTGAGAGGGAAG ATGATGACCATGCATGACAGGTGGCAAGTGTTTAGAGGAGGGAGTACGGAGGAGGGTGCTCTACTATACACGGTGAAAAGATCGTCGATGATTCAGCTAGCCCCTAAACTTGAGGTGTTTTTGGCTAACAACGTAGAGGAGAAGATATGTGATTTCAAAGTCAAAGGGGCCTGGCTCGACGACTCTTGTGTTGTCTACGCCGGCGATTCTGACACCATTATTGCCCAC ATGTGCGGAAAGCAAACGATGCGAGGCTTTTTCTTCGGAAAGGACCATTTCTCCGTCACTGTTGATAAGAACGTTGATTATGCCTTCATTGCATCTCTCATTGTCATCCTTGTAGAAATAGAAAAAGCTGGTTTTATTACGAAAATGACAACACAaatgataataggtttttag